The proteins below are encoded in one region of Telopea speciosissima isolate NSW1024214 ecotype Mountain lineage chromosome 10, Tspe_v1, whole genome shotgun sequence:
- the LOC122642944 gene encoding transcription factor bHLH35-like isoform X2, translating into MEELEEDEEELESGGDKKKTKGNRSRNLVFERNRRKRLNQHLMTLRSLVPNITRMDKQSILVDAQAYLQNVLQETEKELEKTSLSSSSTASSWEESSITLEDDETPPMEAFTKGYDRHASLPTISKIEAYVLDKDRFLLKICCNKAMGAVGLVQGAIEMLGLQITCSSIDELDHANMWITTFLHVKKKEGVTQEKLLHQVRKNAGKLGLVLPHDDS; encoded by the exons ATGGAAGAACtggaggaagatgaagaagaactagaaAGTGGTGGTGAtaagaagaaaactaaaggGAATAGAAGTAGGAATCTAGTATTTGAAAGGAACAGGAGGAAGCGTTTGAATCAACACCTGATGACATTGAGGTCTCTTGTCCCTAACATAACAAGG ATGGATAAACAATCGATTCTAGTAGATGCACAAGCTTATCTCCAGAACGTATTGCAAGAGACAGAAAAAGAGTTGGAGAAAACCAGCTTATCCTCATCCTCCACTGCCTCTTCTTGGGAGGAGTCTTCtattacccttgaggatgatgAAACTCCACCAATGGAAGCATTTACAAAGGGATATGATCGTCACGCATCTCTGCCGACTATTTCCAAG ATTGAAGCATATGTATTGGACAAGGATCGATTCTTATTGAAGATTTGTTGCAACAAGGCAATGGGAGCTGTGGGTCTAGTACAAGGGGCAATAGAAATGCTGGGCTTGCAAATTACATGTTCTTCAATTGATGAACTTGATCATGCCAACATGTGGATTACTACTTTCCTTCAT GTTAAGAAAAAGGAGGGTGTGACCCAAGAAAAGCTATTGCACCAGGTGAGAAAAAATGCTGGAAAGTTGGGTCTTGTGCTTCCTCATGACGATTCCTAG
- the LOC122642944 gene encoding transcription factor FER-LIKE IRON DEFICIENCY-INDUCED TRANSCRIPTION FACTOR-like isoform X1, giving the protein MEELEEDEEELESGGDKKKTKGNRSRNLVFERNRRKRLNQHLMTLRSLVPNITRMDKQSILVDAQAYLQNVLQETEKELEKTSLSSSSTASSWEESSITLEDDETPPMEAFTKGYDRHASLPTISKIEAYVLDKDRFLLKICCNKAMGAVGLVQGAIEMLGLQITCSSIDELDHANMWITTFLHVCMVKKKEGVTQEKLLHQVRKNAGKLGLVLPHDDS; this is encoded by the exons ATGGAAGAACtggaggaagatgaagaagaactagaaAGTGGTGGTGAtaagaagaaaactaaaggGAATAGAAGTAGGAATCTAGTATTTGAAAGGAACAGGAGGAAGCGTTTGAATCAACACCTGATGACATTGAGGTCTCTTGTCCCTAACATAACAAGG ATGGATAAACAATCGATTCTAGTAGATGCACAAGCTTATCTCCAGAACGTATTGCAAGAGACAGAAAAAGAGTTGGAGAAAACCAGCTTATCCTCATCCTCCACTGCCTCTTCTTGGGAGGAGTCTTCtattacccttgaggatgatgAAACTCCACCAATGGAAGCATTTACAAAGGGATATGATCGTCACGCATCTCTGCCGACTATTTCCAAG ATTGAAGCATATGTATTGGACAAGGATCGATTCTTATTGAAGATTTGTTGCAACAAGGCAATGGGAGCTGTGGGTCTAGTACAAGGGGCAATAGAAATGCTGGGCTTGCAAATTACATGTTCTTCAATTGATGAACTTGATCATGCCAACATGTGGATTACTACTTTCCTTCATGTATGTATG GTTAAGAAAAAGGAGGGTGTGACCCAAGAAAAGCTATTGCACCAGGTGAGAAAAAATGCTGGAAAGTTGGGTCTTGTGCTTCCTCATGACGATTCCTAG